One genomic window of Nitrospinota bacterium includes the following:
- the ccsB gene encoding c-type cytochrome biogenesis protein CcsB — translation MFYNINIMLFIVTIIFYFAGALLYISFFLSRKESIFSIARYIIILSFIFHTATLLARYIESGYLPLTSLFEAILFFTWLIVLLFVIVEKRYELRVLGVFIIPLTFLTLSYALILPKDISPLNPILKSAWLGIHVTLILLGNAAFAIAFGLGIMYLLQERQLKSRRQGLFYYRLPSLEILDDLGYKALSFGFPFLTLGIITGSIWAKYAWGSYWNWDPKLVWSLITWLIYAALLHGRLTVGWRGRKAAFISIIGFLCVVFTFVGVNFLLKTEHLF, via the coding sequence ATGTTTTATAATATTAATATCATGCTTTTTATTGTAACCATAATCTTTTATTTTGCTGGAGCCTTATTATATATCTCTTTTTTCTTATCAAGGAAAGAATCCATATTTAGTATTGCCAGATATATTATCATTTTAAGTTTTATTTTTCATACGGCTACATTATTAGCCCGATACATAGAATCAGGGTATCTTCCATTAACAAGCCTTTTTGAAGCCATTCTCTTTTTTACATGGTTGATTGTACTTTTATTTGTGATAGTAGAAAAAAGATATGAATTGCGTGTACTCGGCGTCTTTATTATTCCCTTAACCTTTTTAACACTATCATATGCTCTTATCCTGCCAAAAGATATTAGTCCCTTAAACCCCATTTTAAAGAGTGCTTGGCTCGGGATTCATGTAACCCTTATTCTTCTTGGCAATGCTGCGTTTGCCATTGCATTTGGTTTAGGCATAATGTATTTGCTCCAGGAAAGGCAATTAAAATCGAGAAGACAGGGCCTTTTTTATTATAGGCTCCCCTCCCTTGAAATCCTTGATGATCTGGGCTATAAGGCTTTATCTTTCGGCTTTCCCTTTCTCACCTTAGGAATTATAACCGGCTCAATCTGGGCGAAGTATGCTTGGGGTTCTTACTGGAACTGGGATCCAAAACTTGTGTGGTCCTTGATTACATGGCTCATATATGCCGCGCTTTTGCACGGTCGTCTGACCGTTGGCTGGAGGGGACGAAAGGCCGCTTTTATTTCCATCATAGGTTTTTTGTGTGTGGTTTTCACCTTTGTCGGTGTGAACTTTTTATTAAAAACTGAACATTTGTTTTAA
- the cobA gene encoding uroporphyrinogen-III C-methyltransferase: MKKGKVFLVGAGPGDPGLFSLKGLEALKNADVIVYDYLANRSLLKYAKEDVEIIYVGKKGGDHTLPQSKINQLIIEKALEGKNVVRLKGGDPFIFGRGGEEAQEIIRKGITFEIIPGITSAIAVPAYAGIPLTHRKYTQTVAFITGHEDPAKKDSGIEWKKIATGIGTLVFLMGVGNLRNIVDKLIENGRSPCTPVAVIRWGTTPKQRTVTGTLENIVSEVEKSDLKPPSIIVVGDVVGLREELRWFENRPLFGKRVIVTRSREQASKLSRLLEEYGAEVIEFPTIKIVPPKSFDELDNAIDNISRYNWVIFTSVNGVKYFLERLGVKNKDIRELKGIKIATIGPATAGELKRLGIIVDLIPDEYRAEALVSFFEKGGASGLKILIPRARFAREILPDKLREIGAEVDVVPAYETVKPEENVEKIVKLLKDENIDLITFTSSSTVINFVNFFKKEEIKELLKGVKIASIGPITAKKAEEFSLTSHIIPEKFTIESLVESIVEYFQD; encoded by the coding sequence GTGAAGAAGGGAAAGGTTTTTCTTGTTGGTGCAGGCCCTGGTGACCCCGGGCTCTTTTCCTTAAAAGGCTTAGAAGCTTTAAAGAATGCTGATGTGATTGTCTATGATTATCTGGCCAACCGTTCTCTTTTAAAGTATGCAAAAGAGGACGTTGAGATTATCTATGTTGGTAAAAAAGGAGGAGACCACACACTTCCCCAATCAAAAATTAATCAACTAATCATAGAAAAGGCCCTTGAGGGGAAGAATGTTGTTAGACTCAAAGGAGGAGATCCTTTTATCTTTGGAAGGGGAGGGGAAGAGGCGCAGGAGATTATTAGGAAAGGAATCACTTTTGAAATCATACCTGGCATCACATCTGCGATAGCTGTTCCTGCATATGCAGGGATTCCACTTACCCATAGAAAATATACACAAACTGTGGCTTTTATAACAGGTCATGAAGACCCTGCTAAAAAAGACTCTGGGATTGAATGGAAAAAGATAGCCACAGGCATAGGTACACTCGTCTTTTTAATGGGTGTAGGCAATCTCAGAAATATTGTTGATAAGTTGATTGAGAATGGAAGAAGCCCTTGCACACCTGTAGCAGTAATTCGTTGGGGTACAACACCAAAGCAAAGAACTGTAACAGGTACTTTAGAAAATATTGTTTCTGAGGTGGAAAAGTCTGATTTAAAACCCCCATCAATCATTGTTGTGGGTGATGTTGTAGGACTTAGAGAAGAGCTTCGTTGGTTTGAGAACAGACCACTCTTTGGAAAGAGGGTTATTGTTACAAGATCAAGGGAGCAGGCAAGCAAATTATCACGGCTTCTTGAAGAATACGGTGCTGAGGTAATTGAATTTCCAACAATAAAAATTGTGCCCCCAAAGAGCTTTGATGAGCTCGACAATGCTATTGATAATATCTCAAGATATAACTGGGTTATTTTTACTAGTGTAAATGGTGTTAAATACTTTCTTGAAAGACTAGGTGTAAAGAATAAGGATATTAGAGAACTGAAAGGGATCAAGATTGCTACGATTGGTCCTGCTACTGCTGGTGAGCTTAAAAGGCTTGGTATTATCGTGGATCTGATACCTGATGAGTATAGGGCAGAGGCTCTCGTAAGCTTCTTCGAGAAGGGAGGCGCAAGTGGCTTAAAAATTCTGATCCCAAGAGCCAGGTTTGCAAGGGAGATACTTCCTGATAAACTAAGAGAGATAGGAGCAGAAGTAGATGTGGTTCCAGCCTATGAGACTGTTAAGCCTGAAGAAAATGTTGAAAAGATTGTGAAATTACTAAAGGATGAAAACATAGATCTGATCACCTTTACAAGCTCATCAACGGTCATCAATTTTGTTAATTTCTTTAAGAAAGAAGAGATAAAGGAGCTTTTAAAGGGTGTGAAGATAGCCAGCATCGGTCCTATAACAGCAAAAAAGGCAGAGGAGTTTTCACTTACTTCTCATATTATTCCAGAAAAATTTACCATTGAATCACTTGTTGAATCTATTGTAGAATACTTTCAAGATTAG
- the hemC gene encoding hydroxymethylbilane synthase translates to MMKNLRIGTRGSKLALWQANWVKREINRYDPDISISLVKIKTTGDKILDSPLAKIGGKGLFVKEIEEALLREEIDIAVHSMKDVPAELPEGLIIGVVTKREDPRDVLISRSGESLSELKIGAKIGTTSLRRKAQLLNLRPDFEIFPLRGNLDTRIRKIYTEGLDAIIVAAAGVKRLLLDKNITEYIEPEVSLPAIGQGALAIEIRKYDVETENIIKKLDHLETRIAVYSERAFSKRLGGGCQTPVAAHGKVENSNIILHGMIADVDGSELIKDKISGNKEEYEKLGLELAERMLKNGGSRILEKILGSSNRDKPSSLL, encoded by the coding sequence ATGATGAAAAATCTACGTATAGGTACGCGAGGAAGTAAATTAGCTCTGTGGCAGGCAAACTGGGTCAAGAGGGAAATCAACAGGTATGATCCAGATATATCCATCTCTCTTGTCAAGATAAAGACAACTGGTGACAAAATTCTTGATTCTCCTCTTGCAAAGATTGGCGGTAAAGGGCTTTTTGTAAAGGAGATTGAAGAAGCGCTGTTACGAGAGGAGATAGATATAGCAGTTCACAGCATGAAGGACGTTCCTGCAGAGCTTCCAGAAGGTTTAATTATAGGGGTAGTAACCAAAAGAGAAGACCCAAGGGATGTATTGATATCAAGAAGTGGGGAGTCTCTTTCAGAACTCAAAATAGGGGCAAAGATTGGTACAACAAGCCTGAGAAGAAAGGCACAGCTTTTAAACCTAAGGCCCGATTTTGAGATATTTCCTTTAAGGGGGAATCTCGATACAAGGATAAGGAAGATATATACTGAGGGCCTAGATGCCATCATAGTTGCGGCTGCCGGGGTTAAGAGGCTTCTTCTTGATAAAAATATTACAGAGTATATTGAGCCTGAAGTATCGTTGCCAGCTATTGGTCAAGGAGCATTGGCAATTGAGATAAGAAAGTACGATGTTGAGACAGAGAATATCATTAAGAAGCTAGATCACCTTGAAACCAGAATTGCTGTATATTCTGAAAGGGCATTTTCAAAGAGACTGGGAGGAGGATGTCAGACGCCGGTTGCTGCGCATGGGAAAGTAGAGAATAGCAATATAATTCTTCATGGTATGATAGCAGATGTGGATGGATCGGAGCTTATAAAAGACAAGATTAGCGGAAACAAAGAAGAATATGAGAAATTGGGGTTAGAATTAGCAGAGCGTATGTTAAAAAATGGTGGATCAAGGATACTGGAAAAGATTCTTGGCTCTAGTAATAGAGACAAGCCTTCGTCACTATTGTAA
- the hemA gene encoding glutamyl-tRNA reductase produces MSIIVVGLNYRNTPIEIREKLYFSEKNLSEPLDALGNVYGIKERVILSTCNRVEIYAKGGDISQSFEKIKKFLSDHHKFPLKDLEKHLYCYFDKEAICHLFRVASGLDAMVVGEPQVLGQVKSAYAIAKGCNACGFVLGNFFEKAFSVAKKIRSNTGIGSSAVCVSYAAVELAKKIFEDLNDKSVMLIGAGEMSEQAARYLVSSGTKLVFVTNRTFSRAKRLAEELNGEAVHFEFFPKHLILSDIIICSTGAPHYIIKKEQVQDVLNQRRNKPMFFIDISVPRNIDPEVNKLSNVYLYDIDDLKNVVEANIREREKEAEKAEEMIVKEIKSFLGWLESLESKPTILTLKQKAEEIRQQELKEAYSKLGKISEKEKKILDSLTQALVNKMLHNPIVSLKKRGVSDNGEEYIKVTRKLFKLDDE; encoded by the coding sequence ATGTCAATTATTGTCGTAGGATTGAATTATAGAAATACACCTATAGAGATCAGGGAGAAACTCTATTTTTCAGAAAAGAATCTTTCTGAACCCTTAGATGCATTGGGAAACGTTTATGGGATCAAAGAGAGAGTCATCCTTTCTACATGCAATCGAGTGGAGATCTATGCTAAGGGAGGAGATATATCTCAATCATTCGAAAAGATAAAGAAGTTTTTATCCGATCATCACAAATTTCCTCTTAAGGATTTAGAAAAGCATCTCTACTGTTATTTCGATAAAGAAGCTATCTGTCATCTTTTCAGGGTTGCTTCTGGACTGGACGCAATGGTTGTAGGTGAGCCTCAAGTTTTGGGCCAGGTAAAATCAGCATACGCCATAGCAAAGGGATGTAATGCCTGTGGTTTTGTGTTAGGCAACTTTTTTGAAAAGGCCTTTTCTGTAGCGAAAAAGATAAGAAGTAATACCGGAATTGGAAGCAGTGCGGTATGTGTAAGTTATGCTGCTGTGGAGCTGGCCAAGAAGATTTTTGAGGATCTAAATGATAAGTCTGTTATGCTGATTGGTGCTGGAGAGATGTCAGAGCAGGCTGCTAGATACCTTGTTTCCAGCGGAACAAAGCTTGTGTTTGTTACAAACCGGACCTTTTCCAGGGCAAAAAGACTGGCAGAGGAGCTAAATGGAGAGGCCGTACACTTTGAATTTTTTCCAAAGCACCTTATCCTTTCAGATATTATTATCTGCTCCACTGGTGCTCCCCATTATATAATCAAGAAAGAACAGGTTCAGGATGTGCTTAATCAAAGAAGAAATAAGCCCATGTTCTTTATTGATATCAGTGTTCCAAGGAATATAGACCCTGAAGTCAATAAATTAAGCAACGTATACCTCTATGATATTGATGACCTAAAGAATGTTGTTGAGGCCAATATCAGGGAAAGGGAAAAGGAGGCAGAAAAGGCTGAAGAGATGATTGTGAAGGAGATAAAGAGCTTTCTAGGGTGGCTGGAAAGCCTCGAATCAAAACCGACCATTCTTACCTTAAAACAAAAGGCGGAAGAGATTCGCCAGCAGGAGCTAAAAGAGGCGTATTCAAAGCTGGGAAAAATCTCTGAAAAGGAGAAAAAGATATTAGATTCCCTGACACAGGCCCTTGTAAATAAGATGCTACACAATCCGATTGTATCTTTAAAGAAAAGAGGAGTTTCGGATAACGGAGAAGAGTATATAAAGGTTACAAGAAAGCTGTTCAAGCTTGATGATGAATGA
- the hemB gene encoding porphobilinogen synthase gives MYFPKYRPRRLRKREELRGMIRETSLSVKDLIYPMFVIHGKGIKREISSMPGIYQMSTEHLLKEVKEIYKLGIRGIILFGIPEKKDAIASEAYNDDGVVQNAIRSIRKDVPDMVVITDVCLCEYTDHGHCGIVQDGVILNDPTLELLAKTALSHAKAGVDIVAPSDMMDGRVAAIRKVLDNNQYQDIPILSYAVKYASGFYGPFREAAESAPKFGNRKSYQMDPANSLEAVREARLDIEEGADIIMVKPALAYLDIICRLKKEFDLPVAAYNVSGEYSMIKAASQKGWLDEERIMIEVLLSIKRAGADMILTYFAKDVAKLLGEKE, from the coding sequence GTGTATTTTCCAAAATATAGGCCAAGGAGATTGAGAAAGAGAGAAGAATTAAGAGGGATGATTAGAGAGACTTCCCTTTCAGTAAAAGATCTAATCTATCCCATGTTTGTCATACATGGAAAGGGAATAAAAAGAGAAATAAGTTCGATGCCAGGTATTTACCAGATGTCGACTGAACATCTTTTAAAGGAAGTTAAAGAAATCTACAAATTGGGGATAAGAGGAATTATTCTCTTTGGTATACCAGAGAAAAAGGATGCAATTGCATCTGAGGCATATAATGATGACGGAGTAGTGCAAAATGCCATAAGATCTATAAGAAAAGATGTGCCAGATATGGTTGTGATTACAGATGTCTGTCTTTGCGAATATACAGACCATGGGCATTGTGGCATTGTTCAGGATGGAGTTATCTTGAATGATCCTACTCTGGAGCTTTTGGCAAAGACGGCTCTGTCCCATGCAAAGGCAGGAGTTGATATAGTTGCCCCTTCAGATATGATGGATGGAAGGGTGGCAGCTATACGGAAAGTATTGGACAATAATCAATATCAGGATATACCGATACTTTCCTATGCAGTTAAGTATGCCTCAGGGTTTTATGGACCTTTTAGAGAGGCTGCTGAATCAGCACCAAAGTTTGGGAATAGAAAGTCATATCAAATGGACCCGGCAAACTCTCTTGAGGCTGTCCGCGAGGCACGTCTCGATATTGAAGAGGGGGCTGACATCATTATGGTAAAGCCGGCACTAGCCTATCTAGATATTATCTGTCGTTTAAAAAAGGAGTTTGACCTTCCTGTTGCTGCATATAATGTGAGCGGCGAGTATTCTATGATTAAGGCGGCTTCGCAAAAAGGGTGGCTTGATGAAGAAAGAATTATGATAGAGGTTCTTTTGAGCATTAAAAGAGCTGGTGCAGATATGATCCTGACCTATTTTGCCAAAGATGTGGCTAAACTATTGGGAGAAAAGGAATGA